Proteins from a genomic interval of Ornithodoros turicata isolate Travis unplaced genomic scaffold, ASM3712646v1 Chromosome12, whole genome shotgun sequence:
- the LOC135371732 gene encoding uncharacterized protein LOC135371732, whose product MSSFFIEKAVASLSKNVKEIKRLRSGDLLLQCTSEADCERILNTQEMHGIKISATLHRTLNTCRGVVSLAELIDVPSEEILENLKSQKVIDVRKIKIRKNNEYITTRNTILTFDCPTLPERLKVGYLTAEVRPYIPNPLRCFKCNRFGHPSDACRGSACCARCSRQDHDSKECRGPDHCVNCAGDHPSYSRSCPNWKFEKEVMHIKVTQKLSYPEARKKASPFQFQKSFCC is encoded by the coding sequence ATGTCATCGTTTTTCATCGAAAAGGCGGTGGCATCTCTGTCAAAGAACGTGAAAGAAATCAAACGCCTTAGATCAGGTGACCTACTGCTGCAATGCACTTCTGAAGCCGACTGCGAGCGTATACTGAACACACAGGAGATGCACGGGATCAAAATATCAGCAACCTTGCATAGGACCCTTAATACCTGCCGTGGTGTCGTGTCACTAGCGGAACTCATTGACGTTCCATCAGAAGAGATACTGGAAAATCTAAAAAGCCAAAAAGTGATTGATGTCAGGAAAATAAAAATCCGGAAAAACAACGAGTATATAACAACGCGCAACACAATCCTCACGTTCGACTGTCCGACTTTACCAGAACGGCTAAAGGTAGGGTATCTGACTGCAGAGGTGCGGCCATATATCCCTAATCCACTCAGATGCTTCAAGTGTAAccgctttggccatccttccGATGCTTGCAGAGGTTCTGCGTGCTGTGCCCGCTGCAGCAGGCAGGACCACGACTCTAAGGAGTGCAGAGGGCCGGATCACTGTGTCAACTGCgcaggtgaccacccttcgtACTCTAGGTCTTGTCCAAAttggaagtttgagaaagaagttatgcacatcaaagtcacacagaaactaagttatccagaagccaggaagaaggcatctccgTTCCAGTTCCAGAAATCCTTTTGTTGTTAA
- the LOC135371733 gene encoding uncharacterized protein K02A2.6-like, with amino-acid sequence MLKGSRELRRKFEKLCKAMNIEPKYLSTVREHLLLKGSALTLDRAVLLAGHVEQSRRAAQQQLHEESATVGRLSYNRRKNSNKPRDKLKTKKSAVCYRCGSTRHLANSPNCIAWDKECFKCKKVCHFGAMCKGSSKQHHGTTREVVTDTSEEEASSPNTASAMLLEVHTTKEKAIYVSVEAAGKNVKFLIDTGSSVSILSWDVYQSTFSREFSLRPASIQLHDYSRKQIPVRGCVVIPVKYKTQSASLLFYVVQQGTTLLGLDAVAALDLHIDGAQLQCLETTVTTSDREHIAKCEFPQLFAPGLGVAKGYAHKVKLRPEVEPTIAKLRRLPLEVRSDVSKELKKLLDMDIIEPIDASPWVSPIVVAKKKDGRIRLCVDLRAPNRAVIPDCYPLPHIEELVNRLAGAKVFSKLDLSAAYHELPLAEESRDITAFITHDGLFRYQRVCFGLASAPSAFQKLLANVLKDCSGVLNYLDDIIVHGKSEQQHARNLRQVLRCLSDAGLRLNQKCMFGVRELTFVGHTVAEGKVMPLEENVKAILEAPAPTDFRTLKSFLGMTGHYAKFIKNYADEVEPLRHLLRGEKDFQWSTNAQLCFERLKRLMSTCR; translated from the exons ATGTTGAAAGGGTCTCGTGAACTCAGGCGAAAGTTCGAAAAGCTGTGCAAGGCCATGAACATTGAGCCGAAGTACTTGTCTACG GTACGGGAACATTTACTACTAAAGGGCTCAGCACTTACTCTGGACAGAGCGGTTCTGCTAGCGGGTCATGTAGAACAGAGTCGGAGAGCAGCTCAACAGCAGCTTCATGAGGAATCCGCAACAGTTGGACGACTTTCCTACAATAGAAGGAAGAACTCAAACAAGCCCCGGGACAAGCTAAAAACAAAGAAATCAGCTGTCTGCTATCGCTGTGGCTCAACGCGCCATTTGGCTAACTCGCCAAACTGTATAGCATGGGATAAGGAATGCTTTAAATGCAAGAAAGTATGTCACTTCGGAGCCATGTGCAAAGGTTCAAGCAAACAGCACCATGGTACTACTCGTGAAGTAGTAACAGATACCTCAGAGGAGGAAGCCAGTTCTCCGAATACTGCAAGTGCTATGCTTCTCGAGGTGCATACGACCAAGGAAAAGGCCATCTACGTTTCAGTGGAAGCTGCAGGCAAGAATGTCAAGTTCTTAATTGACACAGGATCGTCTGTTTCCATACTATCCTGGGACGTCTACCAGTCTACCTTCTCGAGAGAGTTTTCACTTCGACCAGCTTCGATTCAGCTTCATGATTATTCAAGAAAGCAGATACCAGTGCGAGGTTGCGTTGTCATCCCTGTCAAGTACAAGACGCAGAGCGCTTCACTTCTATTTTACGTAGTGCAGCAAGGTACTACACTCTTAGGACTTGATGCAGTCGCAGCACTGGATTTACACATTGACGGAGCGCAATTGCAATGCCTAGAGACAACGGTCACGACGTCTGATCGCGAGCACATTGCGAAGTGCGAATTTCCGCAACTGTTTGCTCCAGGACTGGGCGTTGCTAAAGGTTACGCACACAAAGTGAAACTGAGACCAGAAGTGGAGCCCACTATAGCTAAACTTCGAAGACTACCGTTAGAAGTAAGGAGCGATGTCTCCAAGGAACTGAAGAAACTCCTGGACATGGATATCATAGAACCCATTGATGCGTCACCATGGGTATCGCCCATTGTCGTCGCTAAGAAAAAGGACGGTCGTATTCGACTCTGTGTAGACCTACGAGCACCGAACAGAGCTGTCATACCGGATTGCTATCCTCTACCACACATAGAGGAACTTGTTAACAGACTCGCCGGTGCGAAAGTCTTCTCCAAACTAGACCTATCTGCGGCATACCACGAGCTACCGCTAGCAGAAGAAAGCCGTGATATCACTGCTTTTATCACGCACGATGGATTGTTCCGTTACCAACGGGTATGTTTTGGCCTGGCGTCAGCACCCTCTGCCTTCCAGAAGCTCCTCGCTAATGTGCTCAAAGACTGTAGTGGAGTACTAAACTACCTTGATGACATCATCGTTCATGGAAAAAGTGAACAGCAGCATGCCAGGAATTTACGCCAAGTTTTGAGATGTCTTTCGGACGCAGGTCTACGGCTAAACCAGAAATGCATGTTCGGTGTCAGGGAACTCACCTTCGTGGGTCATACAGTCGCGGAAGGAAAAGTTATGCCGCTAGAAGAAAACGTAAAGGCCATTCTGGAAGCTCCAGCACCCACTGACTTTCGCACATTGAAGTCATTCCTGGGCATGACTGGACATTATGCGAAATTTATAAAGAATTATGCGGACGAAGTGGAACCGCTACGTCACTTGCTCCGAGGCGAAAAAGACTTTCAGTGGAGCACAAACGCTCAATTATGTTTTGAGAGGCTCAAAAGACTCATGTCCACATGCCGTTGA
- the LOC135371735 gene encoding uncharacterized protein LOC135371735: MSPFFIEKAVSSLSNHITEIKKLRSGDLLIKCTSETDCKKILNAREMLGIPICASLHKTLNTCRGVIAVAELIDVSVEEILENLKELAVIDVRKLKIRKNNEYITTRNVVLTFDRPSLPDKLKVGYLSAEVRPYIPNPLRCFKCNRFGHAADACRESSCCARCGQQSHDTNECRGPDCCVNCTNDHPSYSRSCPKWKLEKEILRIKVIENISYPEARKRVSPFITQRSFSAVLQQKPKMVTVHTQTDVPHSNQLAESEDGVKKKPQDETTVVAATAVLPSSSPSMEAGSMECDDDSSSELSLGSTSSPFLTPARGNLSRSGSLPEISEKDLAEARGKPRKPRITPPQRSKT, translated from the coding sequence ATGTCGCCCTTCTTTATTGAGAAGGCGGTGTCTTCCCTCTCCAACCACATCACCGAAATCAAGAAACTGCGATCTGGTGACCTTCTCATCAAATGCACATCAGAGACAGACTGCAAAAAGATACTGAACGCCCGAGAAATGCTTGGTATCCCCATATGTGCTTCCTTGCATAAGACCTTGAATACGTGTCGTGGTGTGATAGCTGTTGCTGAGCTGATCGATGTCTCAGTAGAGGAGATCCTTGAAAACCTAAAGGAGCTGGCAGTGATCGATGTTCGAAAGCTTAAGATCAggaaaaacaatgaatatatTACCACCAGAAATGTTGTCCTTACTTTCGACCGTCCTTCACTGCCTGATAAATTGAAAGTTGGATATTTGTCTGCGGAGGTCCGTCCGTATATCCCAAACCCTCTTCGTTGCTTTAAGTGCAACCGTTTTGGGCACGCTGCTGATGCCTGCCGTGAGTCGTCgtgctgtgctcgttgtggccaGCAGAGCCATGATACGAATGAGTGTAGAGGGCCTGATTGTTGTGTGAACTGCACTAATGATCACCCCTCTTACTCGAGATCCTGCCCTAAATGGAAATTAGAAAAGGAGATTTTACGTATCAAGGTTATTGAAAACATCAGTTACCCCGAAGCAAGGAAAAGAGTATCCCCTTTCATCACACAGAGATCCTTCTCGGCAGTGCTTCAACAGAAACCAAAGATGGTAACTGTACACACGCAAACAGATGTTCCACATAGTAACCAACTAGCAGAAAGTGAAGATGGGGTAAAAAAGAAGCCCCAAGATGAAACTACGGTAGTGGCTGCGACAGCAGTCCTACCCTCGTCATCACCTTCCATGGAGGCGGGCTCTATGGAGTGTGATGATGATTCGAGCTCGGAGCTCTCCTTGGGGAGCACGAGCTCACCATTTCTGACACCCGCACGAGGAAACCTCTCGAGGAGTGGTTCTCTCCCCGAGATATCGGAGAAGGATTTGGCGGAGGCCAGAGGAAAACCCCGGAAGCCAAGGATTACTCCTCCCCAGAGGAGTAAGACCTAG